A genomic region of Haladaptatus sp. R4 contains the following coding sequences:
- a CDS encoding helix-turn-helix domain-containing protein, with protein MREFTFAIEYEPGADPIMDVFIDHPTVVAHSLDGFVTEDRFWRIERISGPQSALDRIEAVRFDDACCGESITAQRCDATRYHDVLERSSNELVLYTYLTDIRGCESVHTLAGKHLPAGLIFETRRRESTHWWRILMRSDRNIGVFYDDLGARLGPGLSFRMGHLRDASGWRQDSFTVSLPEEQEVALRASLEAGYYERPRAATLDEIADDLEIPRSTLSYRLRQAEAQLVRRYAGGDEADRWLE; from the coding sequence ATGCGGGAGTTCACGTTTGCCATCGAATACGAACCGGGTGCGGACCCGATCATGGATGTCTTCATCGACCATCCGACCGTCGTTGCACACTCGCTCGATGGATTCGTGACCGAAGACCGGTTCTGGCGAATCGAACGCATTTCCGGGCCACAGTCCGCGCTCGACCGGATCGAAGCGGTTCGATTCGACGACGCGTGTTGTGGCGAGTCGATAACCGCACAACGGTGTGACGCGACGCGCTATCACGACGTGCTCGAACGCTCCTCGAACGAACTCGTCCTCTACACGTATCTGACGGACATTCGGGGCTGTGAGTCCGTTCACACCCTCGCGGGGAAACACCTCCCGGCGGGGTTGATATTCGAGACCCGCCGCCGCGAATCGACCCACTGGTGGCGGATTTTGATGCGCTCGGACCGGAACATCGGCGTCTTCTACGACGACCTCGGGGCGCGACTCGGTCCCGGTCTCTCGTTTCGAATGGGACACCTCCGCGATGCGAGTGGCTGGCGACAGGATTCGTTCACCGTCTCGCTCCCCGAGGAACAGGAAGTCGCACTCCGCGCCTCGCTCGAAGCGGGCTACTACGAGCGACCGCGCGCGGCGACGCTCGACGAAATCGCCGATGACCTCGAAATCCCCCGCTCGACGCTCTCCTATCGCCTTCGACAGGCCGAAGCCCAACTCGTTCGTCGCTACGCCGGTGGCGACGAAGCCGACAGGTGGCTCGAATGA
- a CDS encoding YeiH family protein: MKRTVVPGIIALLTIGLLARAFTSVVPGVNYLIVTILIGLLVGNTYGVPDWARPGVETHKVWLEAGIVVMGASVALDRVVAAGPTILLLVVATVTTTVLLVELLARLVFSIHEETGSLLAAGSGICGVSAVVAIAESIRVDENHIAYAAATVLLFDSTTLFVYPAVGHALGLSSTVFGIWAGLTMFSTGPVTAAGFSFSQTAGQWALLVKLTRNSMIGLAAIAYAVYYARRTGDASDSNDGDVPGGWRFLWQTFPKFVFGFLAVLLVANLGFLSGQQITSLSNASDWAFLLAFAGLGLETRLDELRSTGYKPILVVFFALLVVATAMLFVVQVLF, translated from the coding sequence ATGAAACGAACTGTCGTTCCCGGAATCATCGCCCTCCTCACCATCGGACTCCTCGCCCGGGCTTTCACGTCCGTCGTTCCCGGCGTCAACTATCTCATCGTCACGATTCTCATCGGTCTCCTCGTCGGTAACACGTACGGCGTTCCGGACTGGGCGCGTCCCGGCGTCGAGACGCACAAGGTTTGGCTCGAAGCGGGTATCGTCGTCATGGGTGCGAGCGTCGCGCTCGACCGCGTCGTCGCCGCCGGACCCACCATCCTCCTGCTCGTCGTCGCCACCGTCACGACGACGGTTCTCCTCGTCGAACTGCTCGCACGCCTCGTCTTCTCGATTCACGAGGAGACCGGATCGTTGCTGGCCGCTGGCTCCGGTATCTGCGGGGTGTCAGCCGTCGTCGCCATCGCGGAGAGCATCCGCGTCGATGAGAACCACATCGCCTACGCGGCCGCGACGGTCCTGCTGTTCGATTCGACGACGCTCTTCGTCTATCCGGCCGTCGGTCACGCACTCGGCCTTTCGAGTACCGTCTTCGGCATCTGGGCGGGGCTGACCATGTTCAGCACGGGACCGGTAACCGCCGCCGGGTTCTCGTTCTCGCAGACCGCGGGCCAGTGGGCACTGCTGGTGAAACTCACTCGCAACTCGATGATCGGACTCGCCGCCATCGCGTACGCGGTGTACTACGCTCGCCGGACGGGCGACGCTTCGGACTCGAACGACGGCGACGTCCCCGGAGGCTGGCGGTTCCTCTGGCAAACGTTCCCGAAATTCGTCTTCGGATTTCTGGCCGTCCTCCTCGTCGCGAATCTCGGATTCCTCTCCGGCCAGCAGATCACGTCGCTTTCGAACGCGTCCGATTGGGCGTTCCTGCTCGCGTTCGCCGGTCTCGGGCTTGAAACGCGGCTCGACGAACTCCGCTCGACGGGGTACAAACCGATACTCGTCGTTTTCTTCGCCCTGCTCGTCGTCGCCACGGCTATGTTGTTCGTCGTACAGGTGCTGTTCTGA
- a CDS encoding ABC transporter permease, whose protein sequence is MSLADVLWRVPSMQMAWRSLGRNRVRTGLAALGIIIGVVAIASLGMASVALQQQAQSDLGSLANEVTVSPGQDITTDGITDDQLSRIQGIAADVDVVPQKSNQTRLTSRSGQGARVSVTGVTQASVLYNVSEGESPERLRSGALLSETTATQLGLEIGDPVEYDGRQYRIRGFIASDQQGFFGGQGELVLPISALSDQRNYDSVTIVAENGDESTEIANALDSQFNTEDEQVLRVSSSMDVQDGISSFLDTLSLALLGVGSISLIVASISILNVMLMSIIERRGEIGVLRAVGIRRGEVLRMILAEAAFLGGIGGVVGAGVSLAVGLLLFQLLAGDPVQVFGWESSQYLVYGFGFAVVASVLSGLYPAWKAANDPPVESLRG, encoded by the coding sequence ATGTCCCTCGCCGACGTCCTGTGGCGAGTTCCCAGCATGCAGATGGCGTGGCGCAGCCTCGGCCGCAATCGGGTCAGAACTGGGTTAGCTGCCCTCGGCATTATAATCGGCGTGGTCGCGATCGCGTCGCTCGGGATGGCGAGCGTGGCACTCCAACAGCAAGCACAGTCGGATTTGGGTAGTTTGGCGAACGAGGTTACGGTTTCGCCTGGACAGGATATCACCACCGATGGGATAACGGACGATCAACTCTCCCGGATTCAGGGAATCGCCGCCGATGTCGACGTGGTTCCCCAGAAATCCAACCAGACGCGACTCACTTCCCGGAGCGGTCAGGGGGCCCGTGTCAGCGTGACCGGCGTGACACAGGCGAGCGTTCTGTACAACGTCTCCGAGGGGGAGTCGCCGGAGCGCCTCCGATCGGGGGCGTTGCTGAGCGAGACCACGGCCACCCAACTCGGTCTCGAAATCGGCGATCCCGTCGAGTACGATGGGCGACAGTATCGAATCCGAGGATTCATCGCGTCCGACCAGCAGGGGTTCTTCGGCGGACAGGGTGAACTCGTGTTGCCGATTTCGGCCCTTTCTGATCAACGAAACTACGACTCGGTCACTATCGTCGCCGAGAACGGCGATGAGTCCACCGAAATAGCGAACGCGCTGGACTCACAGTTCAATACCGAAGACGAGCAGGTGTTGCGGGTCAGCTCCTCCATGGACGTTCAGGACGGAATCAGTTCGTTTCTGGATACGCTGAGCCTTGCACTGCTCGGGGTCGGTTCCATCTCGCTGATCGTCGCAAGCATCTCGATACTGAACGTCATGCTCATGAGCATCATCGAACGTCGAGGGGAGATCGGGGTGCTTCGAGCCGTCGGTATTCGCCGCGGGGAAGTGCTTCGAATGATCCTCGCTGAAGCGGCGTTCCTCGGCGGTATCGGCGGAGTCGTCGGTGCCGGTGTCTCTCTCGCCGTTGGACTGTTGCTGTTCCAACTACTCGCCGGTGATCCGGTTCAGGTGTTCGGGTGGGAGAGTTCCCAGTACCTCGTTTACGGCTTCGGATTCGCGGTCGTAGCGAGCGTTCTGAGTGGTCTATACCCCGCGTGGAAAGCGGCGAACGACCCCCCCGTCGAATCACTTAGAGGGTGA
- a CDS encoding ABC transporter ATP-binding protein, translating to MSVIELLDVVKRYRNGEEFVEALKGVDFHADRGEMVTVIGPSGSGKSTMLNMIGLLDTATEGTITLDGRDVTDFSEDELTEERRSGIGFVFQDFHLLPMLTAVENVELPSMWDTSIDRRDRAVDLLQRVGLEERLKHTPDQLSGGQRQRVAIARALINEPEIVLADEPTGNLDQDTGRTILDELTRLKEDENIAIVSVTHDEQLVEYSDRVVRLVDGEIQ from the coding sequence ATGAGTGTCATCGAACTTCTCGATGTGGTGAAACGGTATCGGAACGGTGAGGAGTTCGTCGAAGCGCTGAAAGGGGTCGATTTCCACGCTGACCGAGGAGAGATGGTCACCGTGATCGGACCCTCCGGATCCGGAAAGAGCACGATGCTAAACATGATTGGGTTGCTCGACACAGCGACGGAGGGGACGATTACGCTCGACGGTCGGGACGTGACCGACTTCTCCGAGGACGAACTCACGGAGGAACGAAGGTCGGGTATCGGATTCGTGTTTCAGGACTTCCATCTCCTGCCGATGCTCACCGCGGTCGAAAACGTCGAACTCCCCTCGATGTGGGACACGTCGATCGACCGGCGGGACCGCGCCGTCGATCTCCTCCAACGCGTGGGCCTCGAAGAGCGACTCAAACACACGCCCGACCAGCTATCCGGTGGACAGCGCCAACGTGTCGCCATCGCTCGCGCGCTCATCAACGAACCTGAGATCGTCCTCGCGGACGAACCGACCGGCAATCTGGATCAGGACACGGGACGGACGATACTCGACGAACTGACCCGCCTCAAGGAGGACGAAAACATCGCGATCGTGTCCGTGACGCACGACGAGCAATTGGTCGAGTATTCCGATCGCGTGGTGCGTCTCGTCGACGGGGAGATTCAATGA
- a CDS encoding molybdopterin oxidoreductase family protein, with protein sequence MTGNLGKPGTGMNLLRGLTNEQGANDVGCRPWTLPGFRPISDDDARANVEAVWGTELPTTPGISELDAVRAFGESIRGAYVIGENPAVEKRDTQAVARSLASLDFLLVQEVFPTETVEHADVVLPATLWAEKGGTVTNLDRQVQRRHPLRTPPDGVRRDRDIIAEIGNRLTDVRFEYDSPEAVFDELTRLNPLYGGMSYDGIGNASQRWPFPEGAEKGIDILHTERFRTGRKRTELEPVDGFRRAERP encoded by the coding sequence GTGACGGGCAACCTCGGGAAACCGGGAACCGGAATGAACCTTCTCAGGGGACTGACCAACGAACAGGGTGCGAACGACGTCGGTTGTCGCCCGTGGACGCTCCCCGGTTTTCGACCGATTTCCGACGACGATGCACGAGCGAACGTCGAGGCGGTTTGGGGGACCGAACTCCCGACCACGCCCGGAATCTCGGAACTCGACGCGGTTCGTGCCTTCGGCGAATCGATTCGCGGCGCGTACGTCATCGGCGAAAATCCCGCCGTCGAGAAGCGGGACACGCAGGCCGTCGCTCGGTCGCTCGCCTCGCTCGACTTCCTGCTCGTGCAGGAAGTCTTCCCGACCGAGACGGTGGAACATGCCGACGTCGTGCTTCCGGCGACCCTCTGGGCCGAGAAAGGAGGAACCGTCACCAATCTCGACCGTCAGGTGCAACGACGGCATCCGCTGCGGACGCCGCCCGACGGCGTGCGGCGCGACCGCGACATCATCGCCGAAATCGGAAACCGACTGACCGACGTCCGATTCGAATACGACTCCCCGGAAGCGGTGTTCGACGAACTCACGCGCCTCAACCCGCTCTACGGCGGAATGTCGTACGACGGAATCGGAAACGCCAGTCAGCGGTGGCCGTTCCCGGAGGGTGCGGAGAAGGGAATCGATATCCTCCACACGGAGCGGTTTCGAACGGGACGCAAGCGGACGGAACTCGAACCGGTCGATGGTTTCCGGCGGGCCGAGCGCCCATAA
- a CDS encoding molybdopterin oxidoreductase family protein yields the protein MGEEVDGHPGAESVCPRCSVGCRVRYSERRGGAVGREGAPVNSQGRLCANGIHAFDVLDAENRLTTPLIRKDGDLVSATWDEAFARIEGGFETLLDRHGPNSLAFFGAPRCTNEENYLFQKLARVLGTNNVDNRARICHGSVVRAMVERLGSPGMTNTLNDLTETDVFLVVGANPAAQQPIAFNSYIRPTVNDGALLMHVDPQANETTRIADVHVAPDLGTDAVFVNAVVAQVLEMGLEDGEFIAERTTDFDAFARSMERLDLAAAVERTGVEAETVRRVAHEFAGADRAAVIVAGLVPRRTTIEEPRYRTRSSICSS from the coding sequence ATGGGCGAGGAAGTCGACGGCCACCCCGGCGCCGAAAGCGTCTGTCCGCGCTGTTCGGTCGGTTGCCGTGTCAGATACAGCGAGCGACGCGGCGGTGCGGTCGGCCGTGAGGGTGCCCCGGTCAACTCGCAGGGACGGCTCTGTGCGAACGGCATCCACGCGTTCGACGTGTTGGACGCAGAGAACAGGCTCACGACGCCGCTGATTCGGAAGGACGGAGACTTGGTCTCCGCGACGTGGGACGAGGCGTTCGCCCGAATCGAGGGCGGGTTCGAAACGCTCCTCGACCGCCACGGACCGAATTCGCTCGCCTTCTTCGGCGCGCCTCGATGCACGAACGAGGAGAACTATCTGTTTCAGAAACTCGCGCGCGTCCTCGGGACCAACAACGTCGATAACCGCGCTCGAATCTGTCACGGGTCGGTGGTCAGGGCGATGGTCGAGCGACTCGGTTCGCCCGGGATGACGAACACGCTGAACGACCTGACCGAGACCGACGTGTTCCTCGTCGTCGGCGCGAACCCGGCCGCACAACAGCCCATCGCCTTCAATTCCTACATTCGGCCGACGGTCAACGACGGCGCACTGCTGATGCACGTCGATCCGCAGGCCAACGAAACCACGCGAATCGCGGACGTTCACGTCGCTCCGGACCTCGGAACCGACGCCGTGTTCGTGAACGCAGTGGTCGCCCAGGTGCTCGAAATGGGATTGGAGGACGGGGAGTTCATCGCCGAGCGGACGACTGACTTCGACGCCTTCGCTCGGTCGATGGAACGGTTGGACCTCGCCGCCGCCGTCGAACGAACCGGCGTCGAGGCTGAAACGGTCCGCCGCGTCGCGCACGAGTTCGCCGGTGCCGACCGCGCGGCCGTCATCGTCGCGGGACTGGTGCCGAGGCGGACGACCATCGAGGAACCGCGATACCGGACGCGCTCATCGATCTGCTCCTCGTGA
- the fdhF gene encoding formate dehydrogenase subunit alpha has translation MTDDDTEKKGVAGFMARAKEQAQTASRKLDGSEAFQPVEHVAESFAANTMSEGRLFDMADALSVYRLSDVDVTDTTCGYCAVGCRFDVYSKDDEVLGIRPNPEKAPINGISTCVKGKFGYKYANSDDRLTEPLIKEDGEFREASWDEALDRVAEGLSEIQDEYGRNGVSFVSSSKTSNEANYLMQKLARQVFGTNNIDNCNRLCHSPTVAGLSQTVGFGAGSVGVEALENADCYLITGSNTTEAHPVIATRIKQNVKDGADMFVFDPRKVQIAQFATQYSRVQPGYDTVWINGLTRHIIENDLHDEEFIEERTVGFDELKEGLEKFTPEFVEEKTGVPPEELERAAETVANADSCVFCWTLGLTEHSHGTENVISMANLALVTGHVGTEHSGLAPFRGQNNVQGGGGDMGPLPGNFPGYQKVTTDDAREKFEDAYGVELPDEEGYTITEQFLAADRGEIRGMFIEGENVVYSEPNVAHAEEIVENLEFLAVQDIFLTDTAKYADVVLPANSPFETNGTYTSSTRHVQLVKRAIDPPGNAKPDWVITQELAERFGYDWGFRNPSEIMDEVNDLTPIYGGITHERLETEGSIPWPCWDEDHPGTPYLYDEEFNTADGKAHMIPTHVSGPVEADMDDEDFPLAMTTGRVLYQYHTGTMTNRDAGIRSYTDELFVEINPATAEELGVSDAQYVDVTSRKGSITALAQVTERPGEGVVFVPMHYFGQGGAANELTDEEHLDDQAHVPEFKVTDVRITPAETKPDVDVSERAATDGGRTD, from the coding sequence ATGACTGACGACGACACCGAAAAGAAAGGCGTTGCGGGGTTCATGGCCCGGGCGAAGGAACAGGCACAAACCGCGAGTAGAAAACTCGACGGGAGCGAGGCGTTCCAACCCGTCGAGCACGTCGCCGAGAGTTTCGCGGCGAACACGATGTCCGAAGGGCGACTGTTCGACATGGCCGACGCGCTGAGCGTATACCGTCTCAGCGACGTCGACGTCACGGACACGACGTGTGGCTACTGTGCAGTCGGCTGTCGCTTCGACGTTTACTCAAAGGACGACGAAGTGCTCGGCATCCGTCCGAACCCGGAGAAAGCGCCGATCAACGGGATTTCGACCTGCGTCAAGGGGAAGTTTGGATACAAGTACGCGAACAGCGACGACAGGCTTACCGAGCCACTCATCAAGGAGGACGGCGAGTTCCGCGAGGCGTCGTGGGACGAAGCGCTCGACCGCGTCGCCGAGGGACTCTCCGAGATTCAGGACGAGTACGGGCGAAACGGCGTGAGCTTCGTCTCGTCGTCCAAGACCTCGAACGAGGCGAACTACCTGATGCAGAAGCTCGCTCGACAGGTGTTCGGCACGAACAACATCGACAACTGCAACCGGCTCTGTCACTCGCCGACCGTCGCCGGACTGTCCCAGACGGTCGGTTTCGGTGCCGGGTCGGTCGGCGTCGAGGCGCTCGAAAACGCCGACTGCTATCTCATCACGGGGTCGAACACGACGGAAGCCCACCCCGTCATCGCCACGAGAATCAAGCAGAACGTCAAGGACGGCGCGGACATGTTCGTCTTCGACCCGCGAAAGGTCCAAATCGCCCAGTTCGCCACGCAGTACTCGCGCGTCCAACCGGGCTACGACACCGTCTGGATCAACGGATTGACCCGTCACATCATCGAAAACGACCTCCACGACGAGGAGTTCATCGAGGAGCGAACCGTCGGCTTCGACGAACTGAAGGAAGGGCTGGAGAAGTTCACACCCGAGTTCGTCGAGGAGAAGACGGGCGTTCCACCGGAGGAACTTGAGCGCGCCGCGGAAACGGTGGCGAACGCGGATTCGTGTGTGTTCTGCTGGACGCTCGGGCTGACCGAACACAGTCACGGTACGGAGAACGTCATCTCGATGGCGAACCTGGCACTCGTCACCGGGCACGTCGGCACCGAACACTCCGGACTCGCTCCCTTCCGCGGACAGAACAACGTCCAGGGTGGCGGTGGCGACATGGGACCGCTTCCGGGTAACTTCCCCGGCTATCAGAAGGTGACGACCGACGACGCACGCGAGAAGTTCGAGGACGCGTACGGCGTGGAACTTCCGGACGAGGAAGGCTACACCATCACCGAGCAGTTCCTCGCCGCCGACCGCGGCGAGATTCGGGGGATGTTCATCGAGGGCGAGAACGTCGTGTACTCCGAACCGAACGTCGCACACGCCGAGGAGATCGTGGAGAACCTGGAGTTCCTCGCCGTTCAAGACATCTTCCTCACCGACACGGCGAAGTACGCGGACGTCGTCCTCCCCGCGAACTCGCCGTTTGAGACCAACGGGACGTACACGAGTTCGACGCGTCACGTCCAACTCGTCAAGCGGGCCATCGACCCGCCCGGAAACGCGAAACCCGACTGGGTCATCACCCAGGAACTCGCCGAGCGGTTCGGCTACGATTGGGGATTCCGCAACCCGAGCGAGATAATGGACGAGGTCAACGACCTGACGCCGATTTACGGCGGCATCACGCACGAACGCCTCGAAACGGAGGGGAGCATCCCGTGGCCGTGTTGGGACGAGGACCACCCCGGAACGCCCTACCTCTACGACGAGGAGTTCAACACCGCCGACGGGAAGGCCCACATGATCCCGACTCACGTCTCCGGGCCGGTCGAAGCCGACATGGACGACGAGGATTTCCCGTTGGCGATGACGACTGGTCGCGTCCTCTATCAGTACCACACCGGGACGATGACGAACCGGGATGCCGGTATCCGCTCGTACACCGACGAACTGTTCGTGGAAATCAACCCCGCCACCGCGGAAGAACTCGGGGTTTCCGACGCGCAGTACGTCGATGTGACCTCCCGGAAGGGATCGATCACGGCGCTCGCCCAGGTCACCGAGCGACCCGGCGAAGGCGTCGTGTTCGTCCCGATGCACTACTTCGGACAGGGCGGTGCCGCGAACGAACTCACCGACGAAGAGCACCTCGACGACCAGGCTCACGTGCCCGAGTTCAAAGTCACGGACGTACGGATAACCCCAGCCGAGACGAAACCGGACGTCGACGTGTCCGAACGGGCGGCCACTGACGGCGGTAGAACCGACTGA
- a CDS encoding 2Fe-2S iron-sulfur cluster-binding protein translates to MSTDPIWENSRDTEGPDIPLNDYIETGTANDPDVGGVDRATVTVDGESITVEEGDTLLDAVEQIDTDGYVPALCSYDEDDRIGPRSECRTCMVETEEHGIVPSCSFPAENGMVVRTDAEEAANARDVNLDLLLSNHNLRCTTCGKNGRCELQDVSIENDVVEPRYGVFDDRDEYEPIDESSPFIQIDRNKCILCNRCVEACNDVQVEGVLRMEGHGDDTRIGFQNGAETMMESTCVSCGHCATVCPTGSLVEQDMADIATIPAPGFNQHNSIGKAIGEDYEHQPRQMTPMKEERKGRKGGAQSDDD, encoded by the coding sequence ATGAGTACCGATCCCATCTGGGAGAATTCGCGCGATACCGAGGGTCCCGATATTCCGCTGAACGACTACATCGAAACCGGAACGGCGAACGATCCCGATGTCGGCGGAGTCGACCGTGCCACCGTTACCGTGGACGGTGAGTCGATCACGGTCGAGGAAGGAGACACGCTGCTCGACGCGGTCGAGCAGATCGATACCGACGGCTACGTTCCGGCACTCTGTTCGTACGACGAGGACGACCGGATCGGCCCGCGAAGCGAGTGTCGGACCTGTATGGTCGAAACTGAGGAACACGGCATCGTCCCGTCGTGTAGTTTCCCGGCGGAGAACGGCATGGTCGTCCGGACGGACGCCGAGGAAGCGGCGAACGCCCGCGACGTGAATCTGGACCTTCTGCTCTCGAATCACAACCTGCGGTGTACGACCTGCGGGAAAAACGGCCGTTGTGAACTCCAAGACGTCTCCATCGAGAACGACGTCGTGGAACCTCGATACGGTGTTTTCGACGACCGCGACGAGTACGAACCGATAGACGAATCCTCGCCGTTCATCCAGATCGACCGCAACAAGTGTATCCTCTGTAATCGTTGCGTGGAAGCCTGCAACGACGTGCAGGTCGAGGGCGTCCTGCGAATGGAAGGCCACGGGGATGACACGCGGATCGGTTTCCAGAACGGCGCGGAGACGATGATGGAATCGACGTGCGTTTCGTGTGGCCACTGTGCCACCGTCTGTCCGACTGGGTCGCTGGTCGAACAGGACATGGCCGACATCGCCACGATTCCAGCACCCGGTTTCAACCAGCACAATAGCATCGGCAAAGCCATCGGTGAGGACTACGAGCATCAGCCTCGGCAGATGACGCCGATGAAAGAGGAGCGAAAGGGACGTAAGGGAGGTGCGCAATCCGACGATGACTGA
- a CDS encoding twin-arginine translocation signal domain-containing protein: MTESETKEHVESEDRRSFMKKGALATGALALGLGSAGSASAQGRNVLVYTYDYHPNVEFRVVNSLEKSTTVRLLEKPGGGNVSEISQPDNYNGYIIRYLLGGGGGGQGQITTFMFAEGVSLSQGDTRRFSGSASVFSSTLNLLSTNLEGSGGGGMTTTSSGNSSSS; this comes from the coding sequence ATGACCGAAAGTGAAACTAAAGAACACGTCGAATCGGAAGACCGACGCTCGTTCATGAAGAAAGGCGCGCTCGCGACAGGTGCGCTCGCATTGGGATTGGGGAGTGCAGGAAGTGCTTCGGCACAGGGCCGAAACGTGTTGGTGTACACCTACGACTACCACCCGAACGTCGAGTTCCGCGTGGTAAACTCGTTGGAGAAGTCCACGACGGTTCGGTTGCTCGAAAAACCCGGCGGCGGCAACGTCTCCGAGATCAGCCAGCCGGACAACTACAACGGCTACATCATCCGCTACCTGCTCGGTGGTGGCGGCGGTGGCCAAGGGCAGATCACCACGTTCATGTTCGCAGAAGGTGTCTCGCTGAGCCAAGGCGACACCCGTCGGTTCAGCGGCAGCGCGTCGGTGTTCAGCAGCACGCTCAACCTGCTCAGCACGAACCTCGAAGGCAGCGGTGGTGGCGGGATGACGACGACCAGCAGCGGTAATTCGTCGTCGTCGTAA
- a CDS encoding DJ-1/PfpI family protein, with product MDGKKLLMIVGDFGEDYEIMVPFQALQAVGHQVDAVCPEKDAGETVKTAVHDFRGDQTYMENRGHNFTLNASFDDIDVTEYDGLVLPGGRAPEYLRTHDEVIEAVQHFDDEDKPIAAICHAAQILAAADVIEGRTCSAYSALEADVEGAGGEYYDGVTTDGNLVSGRDWGDHVEWISQFLDVLGTDIEHGQPVTADD from the coding sequence ATGGACGGCAAAAAACTGCTGATGATCGTCGGCGATTTCGGCGAGGATTACGAGATAATGGTACCGTTTCAGGCGCTCCAGGCCGTCGGCCACCAGGTCGATGCGGTGTGCCCCGAAAAGGACGCGGGCGAGACGGTGAAAACCGCGGTTCACGACTTTCGCGGCGACCAGACGTACATGGAGAACCGTGGGCACAATTTCACGCTCAACGCGTCGTTCGACGACATCGACGTGACGGAGTACGACGGTCTCGTCCTGCCGGGCGGGCGAGCACCGGAGTACCTCCGAACGCACGACGAAGTCATCGAGGCGGTTCAGCACTTCGACGACGAGGACAAACCCATCGCCGCCATCTGTCACGCGGCCCAGATTCTCGCGGCGGCGGACGTCATCGAGGGTCGGACGTGTTCGGCGTACTCCGCGCTGGAAGCGGACGTGGAAGGAGCGGGCGGCGAGTACTACGACGGTGTGACGACGGACGGAAACCTCGTTTCCGGTCGTGACTGGGGTGATCACGTCGAGTGGATTTCACAGTTCCTCGACGTGCTCGGAACCGATATCGAACACGGTCAGCCAGTCACTGCCGACGACTGA
- a CDS encoding metal-dependent hydrolase translates to MVDVSGHFAMALLFAAPAWFLWGRRASLAFAGFTLVTAMLPDSDLLLRHVIPGVHHHGVTHTILFVTVFSVVAGALSASLLTSRFEASRWVRSDDIGEKAVFTFATVGFLTGGMSHLFADLLSAPDIAPPLTPLWPVYAKPIIVDVIYYDSPIWNFGLLGVALAVHYALYRHERYPLETAYMIRES, encoded by the coding sequence ATGGTCGATGTCAGTGGTCACTTCGCGATGGCATTGTTGTTTGCTGCTCCGGCGTGGTTTCTCTGGGGCCGACGCGCAAGCCTCGCGTTCGCGGGGTTCACGCTCGTGACCGCGATGCTTCCCGATTCCGACCTGCTGTTACGGCACGTCATTCCGGGCGTCCACCACCACGGCGTGACGCACACGATTCTGTTCGTTACTGTCTTCAGCGTCGTCGCCGGTGCGCTCTCCGCGTCCCTGCTCACGTCCCGTTTCGAAGCCAGTCGATGGGTTCGAAGCGACGACATCGGTGAGAAGGCGGTGTTCACCTTCGCCACCGTCGGCTTTCTGACCGGCGGGATGAGCCACCTGTTCGCCGATCTCCTCTCGGCCCCCGACATCGCTCCGCCGCTGACACCGCTCTGGCCGGTGTACGCCAAACCGATCATCGTCGACGTCATCTACTACGACTCGCCCATCTGGAACTTCGGTCTGCTGGGGGTTGCACTCGCGGTCCACTACGCGCTCTACCGCCACGAACGCTATCCGTTGGAGACGGCGTACATGATCCGCGAGTCCTAA